One genomic window of [Clostridium] scindens ATCC 35704 includes the following:
- a CDS encoding threonine/serine exporter family protein, whose amino-acid sequence MMHEFMINIVCPFMGTMGYAVLFNVPRRFYLSCGMTGTAGWLVFKAMQGYASAAVASFLGALVVVLISRMLTVKMKCPITIFLVSGIFPLVPGAGIYYTAYYLVTNQLALAAQKGLESVKIAFGIVLGIVFIVSIPREAFRIKYWRQRRLRKG is encoded by the coding sequence ATGATGCATGAGTTTATGATAAATATAGTCTGCCCTTTTATGGGCACAATGGGATATGCCGTGCTGTTTAATGTCCCCAGACGCTTTTATTTAAGCTGCGGGATGACGGGAACCGCAGGCTGGCTGGTATTCAAGGCAATGCAGGGATACGCTTCCGCGGCGGTTGCGTCTTTTCTGGGGGCTTTGGTAGTGGTGCTGATATCCCGGATGCTTACGGTTAAGATGAAGTGCCCGATCACCATCTTCCTGGTATCGGGAATCTTTCCACTGGTGCCGGGAGCTGGCATATATTATACGGCCTACTACCTGGTAACCAACCAGCTGGCGCTGGCGGCGCAGAAAGGCCTGGAATCGGTGAAGATCGCGTTTGGCATCGTGCTTGGAATCGTATTCATCGTATCCATTCCAAGAGAAGCATTTCGAATCAAGTATTGGAGGCAAAGAAGGCTTAGAAAAGGTTGA
- the gltX gene encoding glutamate--tRNA ligase has translation MSKVRTRFAPSPTGRMHVGNLRTALYAYLIAKHEGGDFMLRIEDTDQERFVDGALEIIYHTLEETGLIHDEGPDKDGGVGPYVQSERNASGLYLQYAKQLIDQGDAYYCFCDKERLDSLKSKVSEDGGTEIVVYDKHCLGLGKEEVEANLAAGKPYVIRFNMPTEGTTTFHDEIYGDISVPNEELDDLILIKSDGYPTYNFANVIDDHLMGITHVVRGNEYLSSAPKYNKIYEAFGWEVPVYVHCPLITDENHKKLSKRCGHSSYEDLIDQGFVKEAVVNYVALLGWCPSDNQEIFSLEELVKAFDYRHMSKSPAVFDIVKLKWMNGEYLKAMDFDRFYGMAEPYIKEVVTKPYDLRKIASLVKTRIEIFPDIREQIDFFEELPEYDTTMYCHKKMKTNEENSLEVLKDVLDILKGQDDFSNDGLFAALKGYVDEKGYKTGFVMWPVRTAVSGKQNTPGGATEIMEILGKEESLARIRKGIELLSK, from the coding sequence ATGAGCAAGGTAAGAACAAGATTTGCACCAAGCCCCACAGGGAGGATGCATGTAGGAAACTTAAGAACAGCGCTTTATGCTTATCTGATCGCAAAGCATGAGGGCGGAGATTTTATGCTGAGAATCGAGGACACGGATCAGGAACGCTTTGTGGACGGAGCGTTGGAGATTATTTATCATACATTGGAAGAGACAGGGCTTATCCATGACGAAGGCCCGGATAAGGATGGTGGCGTAGGCCCTTACGTACAGAGCGAGAGGAATGCTTCCGGCCTGTATCTGCAGTATGCGAAGCAGCTGATCGATCAGGGGGATGCCTATTATTGCTTCTGCGACAAGGAGAGGCTGGATTCTTTAAAGAGCAAGGTATCTGAAGATGGCGGTACGGAGATCGTGGTCTATGACAAGCATTGCCTGGGACTTGGCAAGGAAGAGGTAGAAGCCAATCTGGCGGCAGGCAAGCCTTATGTCATCCGCTTCAACATGCCGACAGAGGGTACCACTACATTTCATGACGAGATATATGGCGATATCTCCGTTCCCAACGAGGAACTGGATGATCTGATACTGATCAAGTCAGACGGATATCCGACGTACAATTTTGCCAATGTAATCGATGACCATCTGATGGGAATCACCCATGTGGTCAGGGGGAATGAATACCTATCCTCTGCCCCCAAGTATAATAAGATCTATGAGGCATTTGGCTGGGAGGTTCCGGTATACGTGCACTGCCCGCTGATTACGGATGAGAACCATAAGAAGTTAAGCAAGCGCTGCGGGCACTCTTCCTACGAGGATCTGATCGATCAGGGATTCGTCAAGGAGGCAGTGGTAAACTATGTAGCCCTGCTGGGCTGGTGCCCTTCCGACAATCAAGAGATATTCTCTCTTGAGGAACTGGTGAAGGCGTTCGACTATCGCCATATGAGCAAGTCGCCGGCCGTGTTCGATATCGTGAAGCTGAAATGGATGAATGGAGAATATCTGAAAGCCATGGATTTTGACAGATTCTATGGCATGGCAGAGCCTTATATCAAGGAAGTGGTTACAAAGCCATATGACCTCAGGAAGATCGCATCTCTTGTCAAGACGAGGATCGAGATATTCCCGGATATCCGCGAGCAGATTGATTTCTTTGAGGAACTGCCGGAGTATGATACAACCATGTATTGTCACAAGAAGATGAAGACCAATGAAGAAAACTCTCTGGAAGTATTAAAAGACGTGCTTGACATTCTAAAAGGCCAGGATGACTTCAGCAATGACGGGCTGTTTGCGGCTTTGAAAGGATATGTGGATGAAAAAGGCTATAAGACCGGATTCGTGATGTGGCCGGTAAGGACCGCAGTATCCGGCAAGCAGAACACTCCTGGAGGAGCAACGGAGATTATGGAGATTCTCGGCAAAGAGGAATCTCTTGCACGTATCAGAAAAGGCATTGAATTATTAAGCAAGTAA